From Microcystis aeruginosa NIES-2549, a single genomic window includes:
- a CDS encoding IS5-like element ISMae6 family transposase: MYRKSELPSTPPENFELPFEGKLSQDNRWVIMANLIPWSEFEAEYASLFSEEMGTPAKTFRTALGALIIKEKLGTSDRETVEQIKENPYLQYFLGFSSYSNEPRFEASMLVHFRERITLELINKVNRFMVKNSREIKEEENTEKKLESETQSQPENRGKLILDASCAPADISYPTDLNLLNQGRKQTEKIIDILYETLKGKLVQKPRTYRLLARKSYLEVAKKRKPTVKQRRKALKRQLQYLKRNLDHIEQLLAEGASLQSLKKRDYKLLLVVTEVYRQQLWMYQNNKQSIEDRIVSLTQPHIRPIVRGKAGKPVEFGAKFSASCIDGYIFLDRISWDNFNESGDLKAQIEAYYDYTGYYPESVHVDKIYRTRENRAWCKERGIRISGPPLGRPAKNVSKEQKKQATDDERIRNCIEGKFGQGKRRFSLGKVMAKLPHTSFSAIAITFLVMNLSNLLRQVFWAFLCLKWKNSTFSRSMIRISYNLKINQQLKLMLVAK, encoded by the coding sequence ATGTACCGTAAAAGCGAGTTACCCTCAACCCCACCAGAAAACTTCGAGCTGCCCTTTGAGGGGAAATTATCCCAAGACAATCGTTGGGTAATTATGGCCAACCTCATTCCCTGGTCAGAATTTGAAGCGGAATACGCATCACTTTTTTCAGAAGAAATGGGCACACCCGCCAAAACATTCAGGACAGCACTCGGAGCATTAATTATTAAAGAAAAATTAGGAACAAGCGATAGAGAAACGGTAGAACAAATCAAAGAAAATCCTTATTTACAATACTTCTTGGGGTTTTCATCCTACAGCAATGAACCCCGGTTTGAAGCGTCAATGTTGGTTCACTTTCGAGAAAGAATCACTCTGGAACTAATTAATAAAGTGAATCGCTTTATGGTCAAAAATTCGAGAGAAATAAAAGAAGAAGAAAACACCGAAAAAAAGTTAGAGAGCGAAACCCAAAGTCAACCAGAAAATCGAGGTAAATTAATTTTAGATGCCAGTTGTGCGCCCGCAGATATTAGTTATCCTACGGATTTAAACCTGTTAAATCAAGGAAGAAAACAAACCGAAAAAATTATTGATATTCTCTATGAAACTTTAAAAGGAAAACTTGTTCAAAAACCGAGAACCTATCGTCTTCTAGCCAGAAAAAGTTATTTAGAAGTAGCGAAAAAAAGAAAACCTACCGTCAAACAAAGACGAAAAGCTCTGAAAAGACAACTGCAATATCTGAAAAGAAATCTCGACCATATTGAACAACTTTTAGCAGAAGGAGCCTCTCTACAAAGCTTGAAAAAAAGAGACTATAAACTGTTGTTAGTAGTCACAGAAGTTTATCGTCAACAACTCTGGATGTACCAAAATAACAAACAGAGTATTGAAGACAGAATTGTCAGCTTAACTCAACCCCACATCCGTCCGATAGTCAGAGGAAAAGCTGGAAAACCCGTAGAATTTGGGGCTAAATTCTCAGCAAGCTGTATAGATGGTTACATATTTTTAGACCGAATTAGTTGGGATAACTTTAATGAATCAGGAGATTTAAAAGCACAAATAGAAGCTTATTATGACTATACAGGATACTATCCAGAATCAGTTCATGTGGACAAAATTTATCGAACCAGAGAAAACCGAGCTTGGTGTAAAGAAAGGGGAATCAGAATCAGTGGTCCCCCATTAGGAAGACCAGCCAAAAATGTTAGTAAAGAACAAAAGAAACAAGCTACCGATGATGAGAGGATTCGGAATTGTATAGAGGGCAAATTTGGACAGGGGAAAAGAAGATTTAGCTTAGGTAAAGTGATGGCTAAACTTCCTCATACTTCCTTTTCAGCGATTGCTATTACTTTTTTAGTCATGAATCTTTCTAACCTGTTGAGGCAGGTTTTTTGGGCTTTTTTATGTCTGAAATGGAAAAACAGCACTTTTTCTCGGTCAATGATTAGGATAAGTTATAACTTAAAAATTAATCAACAACTAAAGCTTATGCTTGTAGCTAAGTGA
- a CDS encoding helicase-related protein has translation MLASSRLQASRSNPTGLTSPPTVGSIVRCRNRQWVVLPSEREEVIILRPLSGSEEQICGIYTVLGEKIESATFSPPEPQTLRDHEAGRLLLDAARLSLRSGAGPFRCLGRLSVRPRPYQIVPLLMALRQETVRLLIADDVGIGKTVETALIARELLDRGDIQRIGVLCPPQLCDQWQRELKQKFNIDAVVIRSGTVAKLERELPSGNSHIFSYYRHIIVSLDYAKSDRRRASFLAHRPDLVIVDEAHTATQSKEGANQQRHQLVSKLAENPDQHLILLTATPHNGIETSFLSLLGFLKPEFSTFQLDALSEKQRAELAKHFIQRRRADVQDWMAENTPFSIRKSIEYPYQLSNEYRELFDRVFDFVRGLVRSVDESLSHAQKRGRYWAALAIIRCVMSSPAAAIATLSRQADKNANLDDLAEKTRDESVEDIDRVASPYVYDVTEEELSVDSTPTALVEQSIRTYPDSARKRLRDFARAAEQLTSKKDQKLQYTLKIVKELLTEGYNPILWCRYIATANYYAQALKAEFVGKRGVQPRVIAITGELSEDEREIRLDELKSCPQRVLVATDCLSEGINLQEHFNACCHIDLPFNPNRLEQREGRIDRYGQTTPQLKCILLYGQDNPVDGVVLDVLLRKAVTIHRNLGITVPIPMDSATVQEAIFQSLFERSTTVRQLSLFDSNPALASLHQDWEKAKEKEIQNRTRFAQRSIKPEEVQQELNESDEILGNEADVERFVRNALDRWEISLVKKKVGWQLSRIPDCLEIENRPRTIAFTTPVAEGVEYVGRNHPLVEGLARYLFEEALESSHSIAESSSPPFASRCGVTVTNAIAKPTFILLLRSRLLLTGRNTRPLLAEECLARGFTGTPDRPCWLSGTETLALFDTVVPTTDISQEEKREWIEMVIDRLEDLTPSLTEIATERAETLLASHRRVRRFTGEGMLQKVEPQLPMDILGVYILLPP, from the coding sequence ATGCTTGCCTCATCACGTCTTCAAGCCAGTAGGAGTAACCCCACTGGACTCACTTCACCTCCCACGGTCGGTTCAATCGTGCGGTGCAGAAATCGTCAGTGGGTTGTTCTACCGAGTGAGCGAGAGGAGGTAATCATTCTACGTCCTTTATCGGGGAGTGAGGAACAAATCTGTGGAATTTACACCGTTTTAGGTGAAAAAATCGAATCCGCCACTTTCTCACCCCCAGAACCGCAAACTTTACGCGACCACGAAGCTGGGCGATTACTCCTTGATGCGGCCAGATTAAGCCTTCGTAGCGGCGCGGGGCCGTTTCGGTGTCTGGGTCGCCTGTCAGTACGTCCCCGTCCGTACCAGATCGTTCCCTTGTTGATGGCACTCCGTCAGGAAACCGTAAGATTGTTAATCGCGGACGATGTGGGGATCGGTAAGACCGTAGAAACCGCGTTAATCGCCCGCGAACTGCTCGATCGAGGGGATATCCAACGTATCGGAGTATTATGTCCCCCTCAATTATGCGATCAGTGGCAGAGGGAACTAAAGCAGAAATTTAATATTGACGCGGTAGTTATTCGATCGGGAACGGTAGCGAAACTGGAAAGAGAATTACCTTCAGGAAATAGCCATATTTTCAGTTATTACCGCCATATTATCGTTAGTCTCGATTATGCGAAATCCGATCGCCGTCGGGCTAGTTTTCTGGCGCATCGTCCCGATCTTGTGATCGTAGATGAAGCGCATACCGCCACACAGAGTAAGGAAGGAGCGAATCAACAGCGACATCAATTGGTGAGTAAACTGGCGGAAAACCCCGATCAGCACCTGATCCTGTTAACCGCGACCCCTCACAACGGGATTGAAACTTCTTTTTTGTCCCTCCTGGGCTTTTTAAAGCCAGAGTTCAGCACTTTTCAATTAGACGCTCTTAGCGAGAAACAACGCGCCGAATTGGCCAAGCATTTCATCCAGCGTAGGCGTGCCGATGTTCAAGACTGGATGGCAGAAAATACGCCTTTTTCCATCCGAAAATCGATCGAGTACCCCTATCAACTATCCAACGAGTATCGAGAGTTATTCGATCGGGTTTTTGATTTCGTCCGTGGCCTAGTTCGTTCGGTCGATGAAAGTCTCAGCCACGCCCAAAAAAGGGGAAGGTATTGGGCGGCCTTGGCGATTATCCGATGCGTGATGTCCTCTCCTGCCGCCGCTATCGCTACCCTATCCAGACAGGCGGATAAAAACGCTAATCTCGACGATCTAGCCGAAAAAACCAGAGATGAATCGGTGGAAGATATCGATCGAGTTGCCTCTCCCTACGTCTATGACGTGACAGAAGAAGAATTGTCGGTGGACAGTACCCCGACCGCATTAGTCGAACAGAGTATCCGCACCTATCCGGACTCGGCGAGAAAAAGGCTGAGAGATTTCGCGAGAGCGGCGGAACAATTAACGAGCAAAAAAGACCAAAAACTTCAATACACACTAAAAATCGTCAAAGAACTACTGACAGAAGGCTATAATCCCATTCTCTGGTGTCGCTATATCGCTACCGCCAATTATTACGCCCAAGCTCTTAAAGCGGAGTTTGTGGGAAAAAGGGGCGTTCAACCGAGGGTTATCGCAATTACCGGCGAACTATCGGAAGACGAGCGGGAGATTCGCTTGGACGAATTAAAATCCTGTCCGCAAAGGGTTCTAGTGGCTACGGACTGCCTGAGTGAGGGGATTAATCTACAGGAACACTTCAACGCTTGTTGCCATATAGATTTGCCGTTTAATCCCAACCGTTTAGAACAACGGGAAGGAAGGATTGATCGCTACGGACAGACGACCCCGCAACTCAAGTGTATTCTTCTCTACGGACAGGATAACCCTGTTGATGGTGTAGTGTTGGATGTTCTCTTGAGAAAAGCGGTGACGATCCATCGTAATCTAGGGATCACCGTACCGATCCCGATGGACAGTGCAACGGTACAGGAGGCGATCTTTCAATCCCTGTTCGAGCGATCGACAACGGTACGTCAATTAAGCCTTTTTGACAGTAACCCAGCCCTGGCCTCACTTCATCAGGACTGGGAGAAAGCGAAGGAAAAAGAAATTCAAAACCGTACCCGTTTCGCCCAACGCTCGATCAAACCGGAAGAAGTTCAACAGGAATTGAATGAGTCCGATGAAATTCTTGGAAATGAAGCGGATGTGGAGCGATTTGTGCGGAACGCGCTCGATCGATGGGAAATATCGCTGGTTAAAAAGAAAGTTGGCTGGCAACTCTCCAGAATTCCCGATTGTTTGGAGATCGAAAATCGACCCCGAACGATCGCTTTTACTACCCCCGTTGCTGAGGGAGTGGAGTATGTGGGGCGGAATCATCCCCTTGTGGAGGGTTTAGCCCGTTATCTATTCGAGGAGGCACTAGAATCCTCCCACTCGATCGCCGAGAGTTCATCTCCCCCGTTCGCCTCCCGTTGTGGCGTTACCGTTACCAATGCGATCGCTAAACCGACTTTTATTCTGTTACTGCGCTCACGTCTCCTATTAACGGGACGGAACACGCGTCCGCTTCTAGCGGAAGAATGTTTGGCAAGAGGTTTTACGGGAACTCCCGATCGACCGTGTTGGTTATCGGGAACGGAAACCCTCGCCCTGTTCGATACCGTTGTTCCCACCACAGATATATCTCAGGAGGAAAAACGAGAGTGGATCGAGATGGTGATTGATCGTCTGGAAGATTTAACGCCCAGTCTGACGGAGATCGCAACCGAAAGAGCCGAGACATTACTCGCCTCTCACCGACGGGTAAGACGGTTTACTGGCGAGGGAATGTTACAAAAAGTCGAGCCACAATTACCGATGGATATTTTGGGCGTTTATATTCTCTTGCCGCCATAA
- a CDS encoding Eco57I restriction-modification methylase domain-containing protein, with product MNNAAAYRIAGNLLASDMTTEIASGEKDGQSNIHFGLERSIKLEDEIAFVWGEAKDQWQIFQRRLKRLGESDTGTSTTREFWVIPLLKLLGYQPVLQERAETVDGQTFAISHRAGFGDGTGDLSPLESPPVHIVSCKQSLEQRPPSGRPRLSAHALVQEYLNRTEHLWGVVTNGLRWRLLRDCSLMTRLTFIEFDLEQIVQNENYAEFCLFYRLFHRTRLPWGVEDVDSCFLEVYHQDALEQGGRVRERLRDGVEQALLLLGTGFLQHRQNQRLREAINSRELSERDYYRSLLLLIYRLLFLMVAESRNLLLAGEDEGKARIYSEYYSVFRLRALAERKSYLREGFQDNWQGLRVTFSLFDESWRGELLGLSPLNGDLFGSNSLKLLEDLAIDNHDLLLAIRHLSLYENRGQLRRVNYAALDVEELGSVYESLLDFTPRIVNESVSYRFLLVIGSDRKTTGSYYTPPALVGQLIKSALEPVIADKLKGKESPEDKEKALLSLTVCDPACGSGHFLLAAARRIGKELARVRSGEDQPSPEEIGKATRDVIQNCIYGVDLNPLAVDLCKVALWIEGFCKGFPLNFLDHRIKCGNSLVGVMDLDVLKEGIPDEAYKAVTGDDKSLATKLKKSNKEQCKVPKGQLSLFQDIDFEVRQGNYAEGSRHLNRITDSTPAEYHRKQERYEELRADSQWWQDFSACNLWTAAFFMPLTEANLQLIPTTEALRRLLREAEQRQQRNPLQGSLFADGETSSSTPFSVTRIVEAANNLAREQRFFHWCLEFPEVFAEGGFSCVLGNPPWELLQIAEKEFFASKDESIANEKDSSKRKKQIQQLAKTNPQLLQMFENTKHDADAQNKFIRESGRFLLTLRGKINTYSVFAELVKNLMSSQGKSAVIIKSGIATDDSNKDFIQNVVSNCLLTSFFDFNNEDYIFKDIEHTVSFAILTLSNIPCSQVYFASQLRNLNQLKNPLKLYGLSSDEIRLFNPNTLNLPIFQSIEDLKLVRKIYQKVPVLSNLKKKENHWKAFFRQGLFNMTSEREIFWIESELITNNFNLKRNVYFKENIIYLPLYESKNTDQYNHRFAGFEGIKEEERYRNRPPINEANQQQLANVTWQITPRYWVQNQSVDLKIPEQWKYNWLIGFRNAINAFADSRSVRFTLIPKCGVGNSMPLIFSEEKPKMLCCLVANFNSLILDYVAKQKASGGNLNFYVVKQLPIIPPNWYTSEDIEYISDRVLELVYTAYDIRPFAEDMGYYGEPFIWDEDRRAKLRAELDAKYAKLYGLTRDELRYILDPADVYGEDFPSETFRVLKNNEMKKYGEYRTRRLVLEAWDSMK from the coding sequence ATGAATAACGCCGCCGCCTACCGTATCGCCGGAAATCTACTCGCGTCTGACATGACCACCGAAATCGCTTCGGGAGAAAAGGATGGTCAGAGCAATATTCATTTCGGTCTGGAGCGATCGATCAAGTTGGAGGACGAGATCGCTTTCGTTTGGGGCGAGGCCAAGGATCAGTGGCAGATTTTCCAACGTCGTTTAAAACGACTGGGGGAAAGCGATACGGGAACGTCAACAACGCGGGAATTTTGGGTGATTCCCCTGCTTAAACTGCTCGGCTATCAACCCGTCTTACAAGAGAGAGCGGAGACGGTAGATGGTCAAACTTTCGCCATCTCCCATCGGGCTGGTTTTGGAGACGGGACGGGCGATCTTTCCCCTCTCGAATCGCCCCCGGTTCATATCGTCAGTTGTAAGCAATCCCTAGAGCAACGTCCGCCCTCCGGTCGTCCCCGACTTTCCGCTCACGCTCTAGTACAGGAATACCTGAACCGTACCGAGCATTTATGGGGAGTCGTTACCAACGGGTTACGATGGCGACTCCTGCGGGATTGCTCTTTGATGACCCGATTGACCTTTATCGAGTTCGATCTAGAGCAGATCGTCCAGAATGAGAATTACGCGGAATTCTGCCTGTTTTATCGGCTTTTCCACCGTACCCGTTTACCGTGGGGAGTCGAGGATGTGGATAGCTGTTTTCTGGAAGTCTATCACCAAGATGCGTTAGAACAGGGGGGACGGGTACGGGAGCGGCTACGCGACGGGGTTGAACAGGCTTTACTACTATTGGGAACCGGTTTCTTACAACACCGCCAAAATCAGCGTTTAAGAGAGGCGATCAACTCCAGGGAGTTGTCGGAACGGGATTATTACCGGTCCCTGTTGTTGTTGATTTACCGCTTGTTATTTCTAATGGTGGCGGAGTCCCGTAATCTACTGTTAGCAGGGGAAGACGAGGGAAAAGCTCGAATTTACAGCGAGTATTATAGTGTCTTCCGGTTGCGAGCCTTGGCCGAGCGGAAAAGTTACCTTCGGGAGGGTTTTCAGGACAATTGGCAGGGGTTGAGGGTCACGTTTAGTCTATTCGACGAGAGTTGGCGCGGGGAATTATTGGGGTTATCGCCCTTGAACGGTGATCTGTTCGGCTCGAATTCCTTGAAATTGCTAGAAGATTTGGCGATCGATAATCACGATCTACTTCTGGCTATCCGTCATCTCTCTCTGTACGAGAATCGCGGTCAATTACGCCGCGTGAATTACGCCGCGCTCGACGTGGAGGAGTTGGGAAGTGTTTACGAGAGTTTATTGGATTTCACACCGAGAATTGTCAATGAATCCGTATCTTACCGTTTTCTCTTGGTAATCGGGAGCGATCGTAAAACCACCGGATCCTATTACACCCCCCCCGCGTTAGTCGGACAGTTAATCAAATCGGCTTTAGAACCGGTTATCGCCGACAAGCTGAAAGGGAAGGAATCGCCTGAAGACAAGGAAAAAGCTTTATTATCCCTGACCGTATGCGATCCCGCTTGTGGGAGCGGTCATTTTCTACTCGCGGCGGCGCGGCGTATCGGCAAGGAATTAGCCCGCGTCCGTAGCGGGGAAGATCAACCCTCTCCCGAAGAGATCGGGAAAGCCACCCGCGACGTGATCCAAAATTGTATCTACGGGGTGGATTTAAACCCTCTCGCGGTGGATCTGTGTAAGGTCGCCCTGTGGATCGAGGGTTTTTGCAAGGGATTCCCGCTTAATTTCCTCGATCACCGGATTAAATGCGGGAATTCTCTAGTGGGGGTGATGGATCTCGATGTGCTGAAAGAGGGGATTCCCGACGAAGCTTATAAAGCGGTCACGGGCGATGATAAATCTCTCGCTACCAAGCTGAAAAAATCTAACAAGGAACAGTGCAAGGTTCCGAAAGGTCAGTTGTCGCTATTCCAGGATATAGATTTCGAGGTTCGGCAGGGGAACTATGCGGAAGGCTCGCGGCATCTCAACCGCATCACCGATTCGACTCCCGCGGAATATCACCGCAAACAGGAACGCTACGAGGAATTACGCGCTGATTCTCAATGGTGGCAGGATTTTTCCGCCTGTAATCTCTGGACGGCGGCATTTTTTATGCCTTTAACCGAGGCGAATTTACAGCTTATCCCCACTACGGAAGCCCTCCGTCGTCTCCTACGGGAAGCGGAACAGCGTCAGCAACGGAACCCCCTTCAAGGTTCTCTCTTCGCTGACGGGGAAACCTCTTCCTCGACTCCTTTTAGCGTGACGCGAATTGTCGAGGCGGCGAATAATCTCGCGAGAGAACAGCGATTTTTTCACTGGTGTCTGGAATTTCCCGAAGTGTTCGCCGAAGGGGGATTTAGCTGTGTTTTAGGAAATCCACCGTGGGAACTATTACAAATAGCGGAGAAGGAGTTTTTTGCTTCTAAAGATGAAAGTATCGCTAATGAAAAAGATAGTTCTAAAAGAAAAAAACAAATCCAGCAATTGGCAAAAACAAATCCTCAGTTATTACAAATGTTTGAAAATACAAAGCATGATGCAGACGCACAAAATAAATTTATTCGAGAGTCAGGAAGATTTTTATTAACACTAAGAGGGAAAATTAATACTTATTCTGTCTTTGCTGAACTAGTTAAAAACCTAATGTCTTCTCAAGGAAAAAGTGCAGTAATTATTAAATCTGGTATTGCAACAGATGATTCTAATAAAGATTTCATTCAAAACGTTGTTAGTAATTGTTTACTAACTAGCTTTTTTGACTTTAACAATGAAGATTATATTTTTAAAGACATAGAACATACAGTTTCATTCGCTATTCTGACTTTATCCAACATTCCATGTAGTCAGGTATATTTTGCTTCACAGCTAAGAAATTTAAATCAACTTAAAAATCCTCTAAAGCTTTATGGATTGAGTAGTGACGAAATAAGACTTTTTAATCCTAATACTCTAAATCTTCCTATTTTTCAGTCTATAGAAGATCTGAAATTGGTCAGAAAAATTTATCAAAAAGTTCCTGTTTTAAGCAATCTTAAAAAGAAAGAAAACCATTGGAAAGCTTTCTTTAGACAAGGATTGTTTAATATGACATCTGAACGAGAAATATTTTGGATAGAAAGTGAGTTAATCACCAATAATTTTAATTTAAAACGAAATGTATATTTTAAAGAAAATATTATTTATTTGCCTCTTTATGAATCTAAAAACACAGATCAATATAATCATCGGTTTGCAGGTTTTGAAGGAATTAAAGAAGAAGAAAGATACCGTAATAGACCTCCCATTAATGAGGCTAATCAACAGCAGTTGGCTAATGTTACTTGGCAAATTACACCGAGATACTGGGTACAGAATCAATCTGTTGATTTAAAAATCCCCGAACAGTGGAAATATAACTGGTTAATAGGTTTTCGGAATGCTATTAATGCTTTTGCCGATTCAAGAAGCGTAAGATTTACACTTATTCCTAAGTGTGGTGTTGGCAATTCTATGCCTTTAATCTTTTCGGAAGAAAAGCCTAAAATGTTATGCTGTTTAGTAGCTAATTTTAATTCATTGATTCTTGATTATGTTGCAAAACAAAAAGCAAGTGGTGGAAATTTAAACTTTTATGTTGTCAAACAACTCCCTATCATTCCCCCAAACTGGTACACATCAGAAGACATCGAATACATTAGCGATCGAGTCCTTGAATTAGTATACACCGCTTACGACATAAGACCCTTCGCTGAAGATATGGGATACTACGGCGAACCCTTCATCTGGGATGAAGACCGACGGGCGAAACTGCGCGCCGAACTCGATGCGAAATACGCCAAACTCTACGGCTTGACCCGTGACGAGCTAAGGTATATCCTAGATCCCGCCGATGTTTACGGCGAGGATTTCCCCTCGGAAACCTTCCGAGTCCTCAAGAATAACGAGATGAAGAAGTACGGCGAATACCGCACCCGTCGCCTAGTTCTAGAGGCTTGGGATTCAATGAAATAA